A single Montipora foliosa isolate CH-2021 chromosome 7, ASM3666993v2, whole genome shotgun sequence DNA region contains:
- the LOC138010767 gene encoding uncharacterized protein, whose product MDPRKFLKKLAREMGLLRNDTTEAETVQAEKVSKPANFQHRVHVALDEDSGGFIGLPPQWKQVVGKNELCRNSSIKSGVSALGKNLRRLHRQDYDNNTSDGTFSNAKAGNFSRLSASLNTPRSRASVADNQDLIIERLKRELREYKAKNDVAFNELSEDLQSSRERMFNSTRSLNYHATETISPHRVTELTNRGLGNKLSGIRRNHSSEFDESVENLEFFVPSKTEPHSISNGNVAKSSQKELSTTKNLNANGNILCESPTKLTFRKPNGNARVSKRPESEV is encoded by the coding sequence ATGGATCCAAGAAAATTTCTAAAAAAGCTCGCTCGAGAAATGGGCCTGCTACGGAATGATACAACGGAGGCAGAGACAGTGCAGGCAGAAAAAGTTTCAAAACCAGCGAATTTTCAGCACCGAGTTCATGTTGCATTGGACGAAGATTCTGGTGGGTTTATTGGTTTACCACCCCAGTGGAAACAGGTTGTTGGCAAAAATGAACTTTGTAGAAATTCGTCTATTAAAAGTGGAGTCTCTGCTTTGGGAAAAAATCTCAGGCGGTTACATCGTCAAGATTACGACAATAATACTTCAGATGGTACCTTCTCGAATGCAAAAGCAGGGAATTTCTCGCGTCTTTCAGCTTCGTTAAATACGCCACGCTCGCGGGCCAGCGTTGCGGATAACCAGGATTTAATTATTGAAAGATTGAAGCGCGAATTACGCGAGTATAAGGCTAAAAACGATGTTGCATTCAACGAACTGTCGGAAGATTTGCAATCGTCACGAGAGCGAATGTTCAATTCAACACGAAGTTTGAATTATCATGCAACGGAGACTATTTCGCCACATCGAGTTACAGAACTGACTAATAGAGGTTTAGGAAACAAGTTATCAGGAATTCGTAGGAATCACTCCTCGGAATTTGACGAGTCAGTGGAAAATTTGGAATTTTTTGTCCCTAGCAAGACCGAACCACATTCTATAAGCAATGGAAATGTTGCGAAGTCATCACAGAAAGAGCTTTCAACGACGAAAAATCTTAATGCAAATGGCAATATTTTGTGCGAATCCCCGACAAAACTAACCTTCCGCAAACCGAATGGAAATGCAAGGGTTTCTAAAAGACCAGAAAGCGAAGTTTGA